The Brassica napus cultivar Da-Ae chromosome C7, Da-Ae, whole genome shotgun sequence genome has a segment encoding these proteins:
- the LOC106408547 gene encoding xyloglucan endotransglucosylase/hydrolase protein 24-like, with translation MYPFKIFFFTTLLMAVFSFSDADFNSDVDVAWGSDHVKILNNGQLLTLSLDKLSGSGFQSKQEYLFGQIDMQIKLVPGNSAGIVTNFYLKSEGSTWDEIGFEFLGNTSGDPYTLHTNVYTQGKGDKEQQFYLWFDPTANFHTYSILWNPQRIILTVDDTPIREFKNSESIGVLFPNSQPMRMYANLWNADDWATRGGRVKTDWSGAPFTASFRNINIDGCVHTNGRSSCSTNKPSSSWYTQQMDATSQARLEWVQKNYMIYTYCTDTEKFPQGVPSECATSV, from the exons ATGTATCCTTTCAAAATATTCTTCTTCACGACTCTTCTCATGGCGGTGTTTTCATTCTCTGACGCGGATTTCAACAGCGACGTTGACGTAGCATGGGGAAGCGACCATGTGAAGATACTCAACAACGGACAGCTTCTTACTCTCTCTTTAGACAAATTATCTGGTTCTGGTTTTCAGTCAAAACAAGAGTATTTGTTTGGACAGATAGATATGCAAATCAAACTCGTTCCTGGTAACTCAGCAGGAATAGTCACGAATTTCTAC CTGAAATCGGAAGGATCGACTTGGGATGAGATAGGTTTTGAGTTCTTGGGTAATACGAGTGGAGATCCTTATACTCTACACACTAATGTTTACACTCAAGGTAAAGGTGACAAAGAGCAACAGTTCTATCTCTGGTTCGACCCAACGGCAAACTTCCACACTTACTCAATCCTCTGGAACCCTCAAAGAATCAT aTTGACAGTCGATGATACACCGATTAGAGAGTTTAAAAACTCTGAGTCAATCGGTGTTTTGTTTCCAAACAGCCAGCCGATGAGGATGTACGCGAATTTATGGAACGCTGACGATTGGGCAACAAGAGGTGGTCGGGTTAAAACGGATTGGTCCGGAGCTCCATTCACGGCTTCTTTCAGGAACATTAATATTGATGGGTGTGTCCATACTAACGGAAGATCGTCTTGTAGCACTAACAAACCAAGCTCTAGTTGGTACACTCAACAAATGGATGCGACGAGCCAAGCTAGACTTGAATGGGTTCAGAAGAATTACATGATCTACACTTACTGTACTGACACTGAGAAGTTCCCACAGGGAGTACCTAGTGAATGTGCAACAAGCGTAtag
- the LOC111207612 gene encoding xyloglucan endotransglucosylase/hydrolase protein 24, with protein MSPFKIFFFAALLAAVFSFSAADFNSDVNVAWGNGRGKILNNGQLLTLSLDRSSGSGFQSKTEYLFGKIDMQIKLVPGNSAGTVTTFYLKSEGSTWDEIDFEFLGNMSGDPYTLHTNVYTQGKGDKEQQFYLWFDPTANFHTYSILWNPQRIILTVDDTPIREFKNSESIGVLFPKSKPMRMYASLWNADDWATRGGLVKTDWSKAPFMAAYRNIKIDGCAHINGRSSCSPSSSWYTQQMDATSQARLRWVQKNYMIYNYCTDRKRFPQGIPRECATSA; from the exons ATGTCTCCTTTCAAAATATTCTTCTTTGCAGCTCTTCTTGCGGCTGTATTTTCATTCTCCGCCGCTGATTTCAACAGCGACGTCAACGTAGCTTGGGGAAACGGCCGTGGGAAGATACTCAACAACGGGCAGCTTCTTACTCTCTCCTTAGACAGGTCCTCTGGTTCTGGTTTTCAATCCAAAACAGAGTATTTGTTTGGAAAAATCGATATGCAGATTAAGCTAGTTCCTGGTAACTCAGCAGGAACCGTCACAACTTTCTAC CTGAAATCTGAAGGATCGACTTGGGATGAGATAGATTTTGAGTTCTTGGGTAACATGAGTGGAGATCCTTATACTCTACACACTAATGTTTACACTCAAGGTAAAGGTGACAAAGAGCAACAATTCTATCTCTGGTTCGACCCAACAGCGAACTTCCACACTTATTCAATCCTCTGGAACCCTCAAAGAATCAT ATTGACAGTCGATGATACACCAATTAGAGAGTTTAAAAACTCTGAATCAATCGGTGTTTTGTTTCCAAAGAGCAAGCCGATGAGGATGTACGCAAGTCTATGGAACGCAGACGATTGGGCAACGAGAGGTGGTCTGGTTAAAACGGATTGGTCCAAAGCTCCATTCATGGCTGCTTACAGGAACATTAAGATCGACGGGTGTGCTCATATCAACGGAAGATCGTCTTGTAGCCCAAGCTCTAGTTGGTACACTCAACAAATGGATGCAACTAGCCAAGCTAGACTCAGATGGGTTCAGAAAAATTACATGATCTACAATTACTGTACGGACCGTAAGAGGTTCCCACAGGGAATCCCTCGCGAATGTGCAACAAGCGCAtag
- the LOC106411288 gene encoding probable xyloglucan endotransglucosylase/hydrolase protein 18, translating to MKLSCGTRFTFLVLFLFAAESVAVYAGNFHKDVQIHWGDGRGKVRDRDGKLLSLSLDKSSGSGFQSHQEFLYGKAEVQMKLVPGNSAGTVTTFYLKSPGTTWDEIDFEFLGNISGHPYTLHTNVYTRGSGDKEQQFHLWFDPTKNFHTYCITWNPQRIIFTVDGIPIREFKNSESMGVPFPKNQPMRLYASLWEAEHWATRGGLEKTDWSKAPFTAFYRNYNVEGCVWANGKSFCPANSPWFTQKVDLEGQKKMKWAQSKYMVYNYCTDKRRFPKGVPAVCT from the exons ATGAAGCTTTCTTGTGGTACAAGATTCACGTTCTTGGTTCTCTTTCTATTTGCAGCAGAGTCTGTTGCTGTGTATGCTGGTAACTTCCATAAAGATGTTCAGATACATTGGGGTGATGGCCGTGGAAAGGTTCGTGACAGAGATGgaaagcttctctctctctcgcttgaCAAATCCTCTGGTTCGGGTTTTCAGTCCCATCAGGAGTTTCTCTATGGTAAAGCTGAGGTTCAAATGAAACTTGTCCCTGGTAACTCTGCTGGAACAGTCACAACATTCTAT CTTAAATCACCGGGAACTACATGGGATGAGATCGATTTCGAGTTCTTGGGAAACATAAGTGGCCATCCGTATACTCTCCATACTAATGTTTACACACGAGGCTCTGGAGACAAAGAACAGCAGTTTCATCTATGGTTCGACCCAACAAAGAACTTTCACACTTACTGCATCACATGGAATCCCCAAAGGATTAT TTTTACAGTTGATGGCATTCCTATTAGAGAGTTTAAGAACTCCGAGTCAATGGGAGTTCCATTCCCAAAGAACCAACCAATGAGGCTGTACGCGAGTCTTTGGGAAGCAGAGCATTGGGCCACGAGGGGAGGATTGGAGAAAACAGATTGGTCAAAAGCTCCTTTCACTGCCTTTTACAGAAACTACAATGTGGAAGGATGTGTATGGGCTAATGGAAAATCATTTTGCCCCGCGAATTCGCCATGGTTCACTCAAAAGGTTGACCTGGAAGgccagaaaaaaatgaaatgggcACAGAGTAAGTACATGGTCTACAACTATTGCACCGATAAAAGAAGGTTTCCTAAAGGTGTTCCTGCCGTGTGCACTTAA
- the LOC106411010 gene encoding FGGY carbohydrate kinase domain-containing protein, translated as MTTVELNPFPSRSVFLGVDVGTGSARAGLFDESGKLLGSSSSPIQIWKDGDCVEQSSTDIWHAVCAAVRAACSLANVSDVEVKGIGFAATCSLVAVDAEGSPVTVSWSGDSRRNIIVWMDHRAVKQAERINSFNSPVLQYCGGGVSPEMEPPKLLWVKENLQESWSMVYKWMDLSDWLSYRATGDDTRSLCTTVCKWTYLGHAHMQQQMTEKASRDMEACGWDDEFWEEIGLGDLVDGHHAKIGRSVAFPGHPLGNGLTATAAKELGLLAGTPVGTSLIDAHAGGVGVMESKSDSDSLKKDSDVDTLCTRMVLVCGTSTCHMAVSREKLFIPGVWGPFWSAMVPEYWLTEGGQSATGALLDHIIENHVASPRLANQAASQKVSVFELLNNILKSMAQEDTSSPFVAALTSEMHILPDFHGNRSPVADPNSKGVVFGMTLDTSEKQLALLYLATVQGIAYGTRHIVEHCNAHGHKIDTLLACGGLSKNPLFIQEHADIVGCPIILPRESESVLLGAAILGAVAAKSYPSLHDAMKALNAAGQVVHSSSDPKVKKYHDAKYRIFRDLYEQQLSHRSIITQALS; from the exons ATGACCACCGTTGAGTTAAATCCATTCCCATCTCGCTCCGTCTTCCTCGGTGTAGACGTCGGAACCGGAAGCGCCCGAGCCG GTTTGTTTGATGAAAGTGGAAAGCTTCTAGGCTCTTCTAGTAGTCCTATACAGATTTGGAAAGATGGAGACTGTGTTGAG CAATCTTCAACGGATATATGGCACGCGGTTTGTGCAGCTGTGAGAGCTGCTTGCTCTCTTGCTAATGTTTCTGATGTTGAAGTCAAAGGGATAGGCTTTGCTGCAACCTGCTCTCTCG TGGCGGTTGATGCTGAGGGGTCTCCTGTTACTGTGTCTTGGAGTGGTGATTCAAGAAGGAACATTATTGTTTGGATGGACCATAGAGCTGTGAAGCAGGCGGAGAGAATCAACTCGTTTAACTCGCCGGTGTTGCAGTACTGTGGCGGAGGTGTTTCTCCAGAGATGGAGCCACCAAAA TTGCTATGGGTGAAAGAGAATCTTCAGGAGTCTTGGTCAATGGTGTATAAGTGGATGGACTTGAGTGATTGGCTCTCCTACAG AGCTACTGGAGATGATACTCGTAGCTTGTGCACCACGGTATGCAAGTGGACGTATCTTGGCCATGCACATATGCAGCAGCAGATGACTGAGAAGGCTTCTCGTGATATGGAAGCGTGTGGGTGGGATGATGAGTTCTGGGAAGAGATTGGCTTAGGCGATCTTGTAGATGGGCACCATGCTAAGATCG GGAGAAGTGTGGCTTTTCCGGGACATCCACTTGGTAACGGTCTAACCGCAACAGCTGCTAAG GAACTGGGTCTATTGGCTGGAACACCTGTGGGGACATCACTCATTGATGCTCATGCAGGTGGTGTTGGTGTCATGGAAAGTAAATCAGATTCAGACTCCTTGAAGAAAG ATTCGGATGTGGATACCTTATGCACTCGAATGGTTTTAGTATGTGGCACATCAACGTGCCATATGGCTGTTTCACGTGAAAAGCTGTTTATTCCCGGCGTGTGGGGGCCTTTCTGGTCAG CTATGGTTCCGGAGTATTGGCTTACGGAAGGAGGACAGAGTGCCACTGGGGCTTTACTTGATCACATAATCGAAAACCATGTTGCTTCTCCCCGTCTTGCAAATCAAGCTGCTTCCCAGA AAGTTTCTGTGTTTGAACTTCTGAACAACATCTTAAAGTCGATGGCGCAAGAAGATACAAGTTCTCCATTTGTAGCTGCTCTTACCTCAGAGATGCATATCCTTCCTGACTTTCATGGAAACAG GTCTCCCGTTGCAGACCCAAATTCAAAAGGAGTGGTATTTGGAATGACTCTTGACACATCAGAAAAGCAGCTAGCTCTTCTATACTTGGCCACAGTACAGGGGATTGCTTACGGCACACGTCACATTGTAGAGCATTGCAATGCTCATGGTCACAAA ATTGACACACTGCTTGCTTGTGGAGGCCTTTCAAAGAACCCACTGTTCATCCAAGAACATGCTGATATCGTTG GTTGTCCGATTATTCTACCACGAGAAAGCGAGTCTGTTCTTCTAGGAGCAGCCATTCTTGGAGCTGTTGCTGCCAAGAGCTATCCTAGTCTCCATGATGCTATGAAAGCTTTGAACGCAGCTGGACAA GTGGTTCATTCATCATCAGACCCTAAGGTTAAGAAGTATCACGATGCAAAATACCGCATCTTCCGTGACCTCTACGAACAGCAGTTATCTCATCGTTCCATCATCACCCAAGCTCTTTCCTAG
- the LOC106408546 gene encoding probable xyloglucan endotransglucosylase/hydrolase protein 17 has product MKSSCGTRFAFLVLFLFAVQSVCVYAGTGSFHKDVKIHWGDGRGKIHDNEGKLLSLSLDKSSGSGFQSNDEFLYGKAEVQMKLVPGNSAGTVTTFYLKSPGTTWDEIDFEFLGNISGHPYTLHTNVYTKGSGDKEQQFHLWFDPTREFHTYCITWNPERIIFTVDNVPIREFKNSESIGIPFPKIQPMRLYASLWEAEHWATRGGLEKTDWSKAPFTAFYRNYNVEGCVWANGKSSCAANSPWYTQKLDQRGMNRVKWAQRNYMVYNYCTDKKRFPKGVPAVCT; this is encoded by the exons ATGAAGTCTTCTTGTGGTACAAGGTTTGCGTTCTTGGTTCTCTTTCTCTTTGCGGTACAATCAGTGTGCGTCTATGCCGGTACCGGTAGCTTCCACAAAGATGTGAAGATACACTGGGGTGATGGCCGTGGAAAGATTCACGACAATGAAGGAaagcttctctctctttcccttGACAAGTCCTCTGGATCCGGTTTCCAATCGAATGATGAGTTTCTCTATGGCAAAGCCGAGGTTCAAATGAAACTTGTCCCTGGTAACTCTGCTGGAACAGTCACAACTTTCTAT cttaaATCACCAGGTACTACGTGGGATGAGATTGACTTTGAGTTCTTGGGAAACATTAGTGGTCATCCGTATACTCTTCACACTAATGTTTACACAAAGGGGTCAGGAGACAAAGAACAACAGTTTCATTTATGGTTTGACCCAACCCGTGAATTTCACACGTACTGCATCACATGGAACCCCGAAAGGATTAT TTTTACAGTTGATAACGTTCCCATTAGAGAGTTCAAGAACTCCGAGTCGATCGGAATCCCTTTCCCAAAGATCCAACCAATGAGACTCTACGCTAGCCTTTGGGAAGCTGAGCATTGGGCTACAAGAGGAGGATTAGAGAAGACAGATTGGTCAAAAGCTCCTTTTACTGCTTTCTACAGAAACTACAATGTGGAAGGATGTGTTTGGGCTAATGGTAAATCATCTTGCGCTGCTAACTCCCCATGGTACACTcagaaactcgaccaaagaggcaTGAACAGAGTGAAATGGGCACAGCGTAACTACATGGTCTACAACTATTGCACCGACAAAAAGAGGTTTCCCAAAGGTGTTCCTGCAGTGTGCACTTAA